One window of Nicotiana tomentosiformis chromosome 11, ASM39032v3, whole genome shotgun sequence genomic DNA carries:
- the LOC104102500 gene encoding uncharacterized protein, with the protein MADQNSNNTSIMESKPLHPLHQIAETPTHKLLLKQWLKEEELILNRIAAKETQIDSVRNEITQLYCIFFLFHSISLMLLFSASSKWASKTGLCHRSWIPSLCSLLCSLGIIWAVRYKTDTESHLEKLLEREKEDGKLLARCVEELKRKGVEFDLLKEVDALRRAKSLRVETKVVKKWSARDFVSLFFFSVSCLVLALTRLILCD; encoded by the coding sequence ATGGCCGATCAGAACAGCAACAACACTTCAATAATGGAATCGAAGCCTTTACACCCACTTCACCAAATAGCAGAAACCCCAACTCACAAGTTGCTTCTCAAGCAATGGCTTAAAGAAGAAGAACTCATCCTCAATAGAATCGCCGCCAAAGAAACCCAAATCGATTCGGTTCGCAACGAAATCACCCAGCTCTACTGCATCTTTTTTCTCTTCCACTCCATTTCACTTATGCTTTTATTTAGTGCCTCCTCGAAATGGGCTTCTAAAACTGGGCTCTGCCACCGTTCTTGGATCCCATCTCTGTGTTCTCTGCTCTGTTCTCTGGGTATCATTTGGGCCGTTAGGTACAAGACGGATACGGAGAGTCACTTAGAGAAACTGttggagagagagaaagaggacgGGAAACTATTGGCTAGGTGTGTGGAGGAATTGAAGAGAAAAGGGGTGGAGTTTGATTTGTTGAAAGAGGTTGATGCTCTTAGGAGGGCTAAGAGTTTGAGGGTTGAAACTAAGGTTGTTAAAAAATGGTCTGCTAGAGACTTTGTGTCTCTATTTTTCTTCTCTGTTTCTTGCCTCGTACTCGCCCTAACTAGGCTCATTTTGTGTGATTGA